A section of the Roseovarius sp. W115 genome encodes:
- a CDS encoding phosphoenolpyruvate carboxykinase, translated as MTIGRVNPKFRLEDQGIEGLGDVHYNLIEPALIELALRNGEGRLGRGGTFLVSTGKFTGRSPKDKHVVKTDSVADSIWWDNNAAMDPAAFDRLYDDMIAHMKGRDYYVQDLVGGADPSHSINMRMVTELAWHGLFIRHMLRRPEREALDRFVADFTVINCPSFKADPEKHGCRSDTVIAMNFDRKLILIGNTEYAGENKKSVFTLLNYLLPEKGIMPMHCSANHAKGNPVDTAIFFGLSGTGKTTLSADPNRTLIGDDEHGWSDRGTFNFEGGCYAKTINLDPEAEPEIYATTEKFGTVIENMVYDEETLDLDFADDSLTANMRCAYPMHYISNASETALGGHPKNIIMLTCDAFGVLPPIARLTPAQAMYHFLSGFTAKVAGTERGLTEPEPTFSTCFGAPFMPRRPEVYGNLLREKIAKHGATCWLVNTGWTGGAYGTGQRMPIKATRALLTAALDGSLSKVEFRKDPNFGFDVPVDVPGVPEVLLDPRRTWGDTEGYDAQAEKLVKMFADNFEQYLPHIDDDVKAAAIG; from the coding sequence ATGACAATAGGACGGGTGAACCCGAAATTCCGGCTTGAAGACCAAGGCATCGAGGGATTGGGGGACGTTCACTACAACCTCATTGAGCCCGCCTTGATTGAGCTGGCCCTGCGCAATGGCGAAGGCCGCTTGGGTCGTGGCGGAACCTTCCTTGTTTCAACGGGCAAGTTCACCGGCCGGTCCCCCAAAGACAAACATGTCGTCAAAACCGATAGCGTCGCAGACAGCATCTGGTGGGACAACAACGCGGCGATGGACCCTGCGGCGTTTGACCGGCTCTATGACGATATGATCGCACATATGAAGGGCCGTGATTACTATGTGCAGGATCTCGTCGGTGGCGCGGACCCATCGCATTCGATTAACATGCGGATGGTGACCGAGCTTGCCTGGCACGGTCTTTTCATCCGTCACATGCTGCGTCGTCCTGAGCGCGAGGCTTTGGACCGGTTCGTGGCAGATTTCACAGTGATCAACTGCCCCAGCTTCAAGGCTGACCCTGAAAAACACGGCTGCCGCTCCGACACGGTCATTGCAATGAATTTCGACCGCAAACTCATCCTGATCGGCAACACCGAATATGCGGGCGAAAACAAGAAATCCGTCTTTACCCTGCTGAACTACCTGTTGCCCGAAAAAGGCATCATGCCGATGCACTGCTCGGCCAATCATGCCAAGGGCAACCCCGTGGATACCGCCATCTTCTTTGGCCTCTCCGGCACAGGCAAGACAACCCTTTCTGCCGATCCAAACCGCACGCTGATCGGCGACGATGAGCACGGCTGGTCAGATCGCGGCACATTCAATTTCGAAGGCGGCTGCTATGCCAAAACGATCAATCTTGATCCCGAGGCAGAACCCGAGATTTACGCCACAACCGAGAAATTCGGGACCGTAATCGAGAACATGGTCTATGACGAGGAAACGTTGGACCTCGACTTTGCCGATGACAGCCTGACCGCCAACATGCGCTGCGCCTATCCGATGCACTACATCTCAAACGCCTCGGAAACCGCACTTGGCGGGCATCCCAAGAACATCATCATGCTGACCTGTGATGCCTTTGGTGTGCTGCCTCCCATCGCGCGGCTGACCCCGGCGCAGGCGATGTATCACTTCCTCAGCGGCTTCACCGCCAAGGTGGCCGGAACCGAGCGGGGCCTGACCGAGCCAGAGCCGACATTCTCGACCTGCTTTGGCGCGCCCTTTATGCCACGTCGCCCCGAGGTCTATGGCAACCTGCTGCGCGAGAAGATCGCCAAGCATGGCGCGACCTGCTGGCTGGTGAACACAGGCTGGACTGGTGGCGCTTATGGTACAGGCCAGCGGATGCCGATCAAGGCGACACGTGCCCTGCTGACCGCCGCTCTGGATGGCTCTTTGAGCAAGGTGGAGTTCCGCAAGGATCCAAACTTTGGCTTTGACGTCCCCGTGGACGTGCCCGGCGTGCCCGAGGTTCTGCTCGACCCGCGCCGCACCTGGGGGGACACCGAAGGCTATGACGCACAGGCCGAAAAGCTGGTGAAGATGTTTGCCGACAACTTTGAGCAATACCTGCCGCATATCGATGACGATGTGAAAGCTGCGGCGATCGGGTAA
- a CDS encoding response regulator transcription factor: MSKIALVDDDRNILTSVSMTLEAEGFEVETYNDGQQALDAFSKKLPDMAVLDIKMPRMDGMDLLQRLRQKTSMPVIFLTSKDDEIDEVLGLRMGADDYVKKPFSQRLLVERIRALLRRQDAMDGNVVADTEDTKVIERGDLRMDPLRHAVTWKGQDVSLTVTEFLLLQALAQRPGFVKSRDQLMDVAYDDQVYVDDRTIDSHIKRLRKKLRMVDPEFSAIETLYGIGYRYNEE; the protein is encoded by the coding sequence ATGTCTAAGATCGCCCTTGTGGACGATGACAGAAATATTCTGACGTCGGTATCTATGACCCTTGAGGCTGAAGGCTTCGAGGTTGAAACCTACAATGATGGCCAACAGGCGCTTGATGCGTTTAGCAAAAAGCTCCCTGACATGGCTGTTCTGGATATTAAGATGCCGCGCATGGATGGCATGGATCTGTTGCAGCGGTTGCGTCAAAAAACGTCGATGCCAGTAATCTTTCTAACATCCAAAGACGATGAAATTGACGAGGTTCTGGGCCTGCGCATGGGTGCTGATGACTACGTCAAGAAACCTTTCTCGCAGCGCCTTTTGGTGGAACGCATTCGCGCTCTTTTGCGCCGTCAGGATGCCATGGATGGCAATGTGGTGGCTGATACCGAAGATACCAAGGTGATCGAGCGCGGCGACCTGCGGATGGACCCTCTGCGTCACGCGGTAACTTGGAAGGGGCAGGATGTGTCTCTTACAGTCACCGAGTTCCTGCTTCTGCAGGCATTGGCGCAACGCCCCGGTTTCGTCAAAAGCCGTGATCAGCTGATGGATGTGGCGTATGATGATCAGGTCTATGTCGATGACCGGACAATCGATAGCCATATCAAGCGTCTGCGCAAGAAGCTGCGTATGGTTGATCCGGAGTTTTCGGCCATCGAAACGCTGTACGGGATCGGGTATCGGTATAACGAAGAGTAA
- a CDS encoding sensor histidine kinase: MRDHSISDNDDVVLGDDFVAPENTVEEEVRIRRARRSFLRNGSGGSLTRKIITFNLIALNVLVAGILYLNSSRDGLAQTRADSLLGDVELIADVFEAKLPAPEISLLTSSGDANAQDTLAQLDIQQGMEVFVYDTQQNLLASIAGSMPRPNRITDLDHPTVITDAIDSGWAFVSKPFEFLLNPDAPETIEDQARLIVGPSLEAGVQTIQGEVDGTTVYIVATPVMQGERAVGAVALASASGEIEKLLKVERERVLQMFIVATLVSVALSLILASTISNPLAELAAAAEVGGARNRSKGQDGGRIRIPDLTARPDEIGRLSGALRGMVGALYNRIDGNEQFAADVAHEIKNPLASLRSAVGTMRVAKRDDQREKLLEVIEHDVRRLDRLVSDISNASRLDSELVKEDQEFFDLVGMLDNLARYLGEEADKKGIEFITDFPPDPIEVTGLEGRLAQVFVNLISNAISFCEEGDAIRVWTRKRENRVVVVVEDTGPGIPEQALTKIFQRFYSERAENDFGNNSGLGLSISKQIVEAHDGVIWAENIRPTDSDITSDPLGARFVVGLPV; this comes from the coding sequence GTGCGAGATCATTCGATCAGCGATAATGATGACGTCGTCCTCGGCGATGACTTTGTTGCGCCCGAAAACACCGTTGAAGAAGAGGTGCGCATCAGGCGTGCGCGCCGCAGCTTTCTTCGAAATGGCAGCGGCGGGTCTCTGACGCGGAAAATCATCACGTTCAACCTTATTGCGTTGAACGTGCTGGTGGCAGGCATTCTTTACCTGAATTCCTCTCGTGACGGTTTGGCGCAAACACGCGCGGACAGCCTTTTGGGCGATGTGGAACTCATTGCTGATGTGTTTGAGGCCAAACTACCAGCGCCAGAGATATCTCTCCTCACCTCTTCAGGTGACGCGAATGCGCAAGACACGCTTGCACAGCTGGACATTCAGCAGGGCATGGAGGTGTTTGTCTACGACACCCAGCAGAATCTGCTTGCTTCGATTGCAGGATCGATGCCCCGGCCAAACCGCATTACAGACCTTGATCACCCCACTGTCATAACGGACGCAATTGACAGTGGGTGGGCCTTTGTGTCGAAACCTTTTGAGTTTCTGCTCAATCCGGATGCGCCTGAAACAATCGAAGATCAAGCGCGCTTGATTGTTGGCCCGTCTCTTGAGGCGGGTGTCCAAACCATTCAAGGCGAAGTTGACGGTACGACTGTCTACATTGTGGCGACGCCTGTGATGCAAGGCGAAAGGGCCGTTGGCGCAGTCGCTTTGGCCAGCGCGTCAGGCGAGATTGAAAAGCTGTTAAAGGTAGAACGAGAGCGCGTTTTGCAGATGTTCATTGTCGCAACGCTCGTCTCTGTGGCACTGAGTTTGATCCTCGCTTCAACGATTTCCAATCCGCTTGCAGAATTGGCCGCTGCTGCTGAAGTGGGGGGTGCGCGCAATCGTAGCAAAGGACAAGATGGCGGGCGTATTCGTATTCCTGATCTGACTGCGCGACCTGATGAGATCGGTCGTTTGTCTGGGGCTCTGCGCGGCATGGTGGGGGCGCTCTACAATCGCATAGATGGTAACGAACAATTTGCGGCGGACGTCGCACATGAGATCAAAAACCCGCTGGCCAGCCTACGGTCCGCCGTCGGCACAATGCGAGTGGCAAAGCGTGATGACCAGCGTGAGAAACTACTGGAAGTGATCGAGCACGACGTGCGCCGACTTGACCGGTTGGTCAGCGACATCTCGAATGCTTCACGGCTTGACAGCGAACTGGTCAAGGAAGATCAGGAGTTTTTTGATCTGGTGGGCATGCTCGACAATCTGGCTCGCTACCTAGGGGAAGAGGCAGATAAAAAAGGCATTGAATTTATTACGGATTTTCCGCCTGATCCGATAGAAGTCACAGGTCTGGAAGGGCGATTGGCGCAGGTTTTTGTGAACCTGATCAGCAACGCGATTTCCTTCTGCGAAGAAGGTGACGCTATTCGCGTTTGGACGCGTAAGCGCGAAAATCGCGTTGTGGTCGTCGTCGAAGACACTGGCCCAGGAATCCCTGAACAGGCGCTGACCAAGATCTTTCAAAGGTTCTATTCAGAGCGCGCTGAAAACGATTTTGGCAACAATTCCGGCCTTGGCCTTTCGATTTCCAAACAGATCGTCGAGGCACATGATGGTGTGATCTGGGCCGAAAACATCCGCCCGACGGACTCTGATATTACGTCTGACCCTCTGGGCGCGCGTTTCGTGGTCGGCCTGCCGGTCTGA
- a CDS encoding HPr kinase/phosphorylase: protein MPSHPDLSKLTLLHATTIALDDRAVLIRGASGSGKSGLALQLLAYGAGLVADDRTHVWVQDGHVMADVPQTISGQIEARGVGVLKAPPTGPRRVKLVVDLDLTETERLPPMRETHLLDVAVPLVGKTGFAHFPAAILLYLRHGRLA from the coding sequence ATGCCGTCTCACCCTGATCTGTCCAAGTTAACACTGCTGCACGCCACGACGATTGCCTTGGATGACCGTGCGGTTCTGATCCGCGGCGCGTCGGGTAGCGGTAAGTCTGGATTGGCGCTCCAACTGTTGGCGTATGGAGCGGGCCTTGTGGCGGATGACCGAACCCATGTTTGGGTGCAGGATGGGCATGTCATGGCGGATGTGCCCCAAACGATTTCGGGCCAAATTGAAGCACGCGGCGTTGGTGTTCTCAAAGCTCCGCCAACGGGCCCAAGACGCGTGAAACTTGTCGTTGATCTTGACTTGACAGAAACCGAGCGCCTGCCGCCTATGCGAGAAACACATTTGCTTGATGTTGCCGTTCCCCTAGTTGGAAAAACGGGTTTTGCCCATTTTCCTGCAGCAATCTTGCTATATCTAAGGCATGGACGATTGGCTTAG
- the rapZ gene encoding RNase adapter RapZ — protein sequence MPDKGPDQTMRQRSVLVTGPSGAGRSTAIRALEDMGYEAIDNLPLSLLPRLMDDGGPEKPLALGIDVRNRDFSTNALIEAIDLSTHGRSSPLQVLYLDCRAEVLQRRFSETRRRHPLAPAESPDEGIAREFDLLGPIRARADILIDTSEMSPHELRAELEPWFAAKAEGELAVTVQSFSYKRGLPRGLDMVLDCRFLRNPYWEARLRSLDGRAPEVATYVKDDPRFDEFSNRVSDLVQMLLPAYLAEGKAYLSIGFGCTGGQHRSVTMAETLSQALAESGWQVSIRHRELERRGMHATPVSGSHGDNTEEKEAQR from the coding sequence ATGCCGGATAAGGGACCGGATCAGACAATGCGCCAAAGATCGGTTCTGGTAACCGGACCCTCAGGCGCGGGGCGCAGCACGGCGATCCGGGCGCTGGAAGACATGGGGTACGAGGCCATCGACAACTTGCCCTTGTCGCTGTTGCCGCGCCTTATGGATGATGGTGGGCCCGAAAAACCTCTGGCACTTGGCATAGATGTGCGTAACCGCGACTTTTCCACCAACGCGCTCATCGAGGCCATTGACCTGAGCACGCATGGCAGAAGTTCTCCGCTTCAGGTGCTTTATCTGGATTGTCGCGCCGAGGTGCTGCAACGCCGGTTTTCCGAAACGCGGCGGCGTCATCCGCTGGCCCCGGCCGAGAGCCCTGATGAAGGTATTGCGCGTGAGTTTGACTTGTTGGGGCCGATCCGGGCGCGTGCTGACATCCTGATCGATACATCCGAGATGTCGCCTCACGAGTTGCGTGCAGAGCTTGAGCCCTGGTTTGCGGCCAAAGCCGAAGGTGAGTTGGCCGTTACTGTGCAATCCTTTTCTTACAAACGAGGGTTGCCGCGTGGGCTCGATATGGTGCTAGATTGCCGGTTTCTGAGAAATCCCTACTGGGAGGCACGGTTACGGTCCCTTGATGGACGCGCGCCGGAGGTTGCCACCTACGTCAAAGATGATCCCCGGTTTGACGAGTTTTCCAACCGCGTGAGCGATCTGGTGCAGATGCTGCTGCCTGCCTACCTTGCCGAGGGAAAGGCGTATTTGTCGATCGGGTTTGGATGCACGGGCGGCCAGCACCGCAGCGTCACAATGGCAGAAACATTGTCCCAAGCCCTTGCAGAGAGTGGCTGGCAGGTGTCTATACGTCATCGCGAGCTGGAACGTCGTGGCATGCATGCTACACCTGTTTCTGGCTCACATGGGGACAATACAGAAGAAAAGGAAGCGCAGCGTTGA
- a CDS encoding PTS sugar transporter subunit IIA, producing the protein MIGVVIVAHGSLAQEYLRAIEHVCGTQKDIKAISIEGDHDRAQKQAEICEAADSVDVGDGVLIVTDLFGGSPSNLSLKACQPENRRILYGANLPMLLKLSKSRHLSVADAARAALTAGRKYIDSHAVLPAEQDAETDVDVSDDPHQGA; encoded by the coding sequence TTGATCGGTGTCGTTATCGTGGCGCATGGCAGCTTGGCGCAGGAGTATCTTCGTGCCATTGAACATGTGTGCGGCACGCAAAAAGACATCAAAGCGATCTCGATCGAGGGCGATCATGACCGTGCGCAGAAACAGGCCGAAATTTGCGAAGCGGCTGATAGCGTGGATGTGGGGGATGGCGTTCTTATCGTAACAGATCTTTTCGGTGGCTCGCCTTCGAACCTGTCTCTCAAAGCGTGCCAGCCTGAGAACAGGCGGATCTTGTACGGAGCAAATCTCCCGATGCTGCTCAAGTTGTCCAAAAGCCGCCATCTGAGTGTCGCGGACGCGGCGCGTGCCGCCTTAACGGCGGGGCGAAAGTACATCGATAGTCATGCCGTGCTGCCAGCAGAACAAGATGCAGAAACTGACGTAGATGTCTCGGATGATCCTCACCAGGGCGCGTGA
- a CDS encoding HPr family phosphocarrier protein, with protein MNDSLSRQIKIINVKGLHARAAAKLVETVEAFDASAEVSHDGQTTGADSIMGLLMLAASKGKTIDVRAWGTDAAELLDAVQALVADRFGEKM; from the coding sequence ATGAATGACTCTCTCTCCCGGCAAATCAAAATCATCAACGTAAAAGGTTTGCATGCACGCGCGGCCGCAAAACTTGTGGAAACGGTAGAAGCGTTCGACGCCTCTGCAGAAGTGTCGCATGATGGGCAAACAACCGGTGCAGACAGCATTATGGGTCTTTTGATGTTGGCAGCCTCTAAAGGAAAGACTATTGACGTGCGTGCTTGGGGGACCGATGCCGCAGAGTTGCTTGATGCAGTACAGGCCCTTGTCGCAGACAGGTTTGGTGAAAAGATGTAG
- a CDS encoding lysophospholipid acyltransferase family protein: MVERAQDQIGTQVSTPVSPTKYDRRSLTYANSFDAPLTAFTIRAVEWFTGKLTILRMIREFERKGAPTGQAFWRAALGTMGIDLLTPKEQIDQIPKTGPVVIVANHPHGLVDGMILADLIGQRRTDYKILTRALLTGIDEVAASYMISVPFPHEPDAQRKSVEMRAKAMAHLKEGGVISVFPAGVVASSDTMFGPAIEREWAVFTAQMIRRSGAQVVPIFFPGANSRVYQMANQISATLRQSFLLHEVVKSCNKPQNPVVGAPIDEERMKMLQSDPRGFMAWLREHTLSLEK; this comes from the coding sequence GTGGTGGAACGCGCTCAGGATCAAATTGGCACTCAAGTGAGCACTCCGGTGTCGCCCACCAAGTATGACCGGCGGAGCCTGACCTATGCCAATTCATTTGATGCGCCGCTGACGGCATTCACGATCCGAGCCGTCGAGTGGTTCACCGGTAAGTTAACGATCCTTCGGATGATCCGTGAGTTTGAACGCAAGGGTGCCCCGACAGGTCAGGCATTCTGGCGTGCGGCGCTTGGGACCATGGGTATCGACCTTTTGACTCCAAAAGAGCAGATTGATCAAATTCCCAAAACTGGTCCTGTGGTGATCGTGGCCAATCACCCCCACGGGTTGGTGGATGGCATGATTTTGGCTGATCTCATTGGTCAGCGACGCACCGACTACAAGATCCTGACACGGGCTTTGTTGACCGGGATTGATGAGGTTGCGGCGTCCTACATGATTTCGGTGCCCTTCCCGCATGAACCAGACGCTCAGCGTAAATCAGTGGAGATGCGCGCCAAGGCGATGGCGCATCTGAAAGAAGGCGGTGTGATCAGCGTCTTTCCTGCCGGTGTGGTGGCGTCAAGCGATACGATGTTCGGCCCTGCGATTGAACGTGAATGGGCCGTGTTCACAGCGCAGATGATCCGGCGTTCGGGCGCGCAAGTCGTGCCGATCTTTTTCCCGGGGGCCAACAGCCGCGTTTATCAGATGGCCAATCAGATATCCGCCACGCTGCGACAAAGCTTTTTGCTTCATGAAGTGGTCAAAAGCTGTAACAAGCCGCAGAATCCGGTTGTGGGCGCGCCGATTGACGAAGAGCGCATGAAGATGCTCCAAAGCGACCCAAGAGGTTTCATGGCCTGGTTGCGTGAGCATACACTCAGTCTTGAGAAATAA
- a CDS encoding 3-hydroxybutyryl-CoA dehydrogenase, whose product MEIRKVGIVGAGQMGNGIAHVMAVAGYDVLFNDISQDALDKAVSIIDGNMERQVGKGKMEASAKADALARIQTTLSLPDLGEADLIIESATERETVKQAIFEDLLPHLQPHTILTSNTSSISITRLASRTDRPEKFMGFHFMNPVPIMQLVELIRGIATDQPTYDACFGVVEKLGKTAASSEDFPAFIVNRILMPMINEAVYTLYEGVGSVTSIDTSMKLGTNHPMGPLELADFIGLDTCLAIMNVLHDGLADTKYRPCPLLTKYVEAGWLGRKTGRGFYDYRGETPVPTR is encoded by the coding sequence ATGGAAATCCGCAAAGTCGGAATCGTAGGCGCAGGACAGATGGGCAATGGAATCGCGCATGTCATGGCCGTCGCAGGGTATGATGTGCTGTTTAATGACATCAGTCAGGATGCACTCGACAAGGCTGTTTCGATCATTGATGGCAATATGGAACGTCAAGTGGGCAAGGGCAAAATGGAGGCCAGCGCCAAGGCAGATGCCCTGGCGCGCATTCAGACAACGCTGTCCTTGCCAGACTTGGGCGAAGCAGACCTGATCATCGAATCCGCCACCGAACGCGAGACGGTCAAGCAGGCCATTTTCGAAGATCTTTTGCCGCATTTGCAACCGCACACGATCCTGACATCAAATACGTCTTCGATCTCGATCACCCGCCTGGCCAGCCGCACGGACCGACCTGAAAAATTTATGGGGTTTCATTTCATGAACCCCGTGCCGATCATGCAATTGGTCGAACTCATTCGCGGTATTGCCACGGATCAACCGACCTATGACGCCTGTTTCGGGGTGGTCGAAAAACTCGGCAAGACTGCGGCCAGTTCCGAAGACTTCCCCGCCTTCATCGTCAACCGCATCTTGATGCCGATGATCAACGAAGCCGTTTACACACTTTACGAAGGCGTGGGCAGTGTGACCTCAATCGACACGTCGATGAAGCTGGGCACCAATCATCCGATGGGGCCGCTGGAGCTTGCTGATTTCATCGGGCTGGATACCTGCCTTGCCATCATGAATGTGCTGCATGATGGGCTGGCGGACACCAAATATCGCCCCTGCCCGCTTTTGACCAAATATGTCGAGGCCGGTTGGCTAGGCCGCAAAACCGGACGTGGATTTTATGACTATCGCGGCGAGACACCTGTCCCGACACGTTGA
- a CDS encoding DUF6473 family protein, translating to MSVHSLEHRGAAYEMCQYPGSKLTFRGPAKNLRRDFIACLGGTETFGRFVSYPFPHLLENSLEMPCVNLGWPNAGIDVLTHDKVLNDVARRAQLVVLQVPCAVNMSNRYYTVHPRRNDRFLKANEPLQELFPEVDFTEFSFTRHMLEDLRLVSAERFVQVHAELASCWISGMKRFLKQVESPVVLFWFSDRKPETHSNEPGVHYDPALVTRAMLDAVRPDVAETVEYEIAVSAHADKIDAVRGDPVLTSEDLQVARELPGQRAHEKAARLLRPVVHAALNT from the coding sequence ATGAGTGTTCATTCCTTGGAACACCGTGGTGCGGCATATGAGATGTGTCAGTACCCCGGCTCAAAGTTAACGTTTCGCGGACCAGCAAAAAACCTCCGGCGGGATTTCATTGCGTGTTTAGGCGGCACAGAGACCTTTGGCCGCTTTGTGTCCTATCCATTTCCGCATTTGCTTGAGAACAGTTTGGAAATGCCTTGTGTTAACCTGGGATGGCCGAATGCAGGGATTGATGTTCTCACGCATGACAAAGTTCTGAATGATGTCGCGCGGCGTGCACAGCTTGTTGTGTTGCAGGTTCCTTGCGCCGTGAACATGAGTAACCGGTACTATACGGTTCATCCGCGTCGCAATGACCGCTTTCTGAAGGCCAATGAACCTCTGCAAGAGTTGTTTCCGGAAGTGGATTTTACGGAATTTAGTTTTACGCGCCATATGCTTGAAGACTTGCGTCTTGTATCCGCTGAGCGGTTTGTGCAGGTCCATGCAGAGCTGGCATCCTGTTGGATCAGTGGCATGAAGCGCTTTCTGAAACAAGTGGAGAGCCCTGTTGTTCTGTTCTGGTTTTCTGACCGTAAACCAGAAACTCATAGCAATGAGCCAGGTGTTCACTATGACCCAGCGCTGGTGACGCGCGCCATGCTGGATGCTGTGCGACCAGATGTGGCGGAAACTGTTGAATATGAGATTGCTGTGTCAGCCCATGCCGACAAGATAGACGCGGTTCGGGGGGACCCGGTGCTGACATCGGAAGATTTGCAAGTTGCGCGGGAATTGCCTGGGCAACGCGCACATGAAAAGGCGGCGCGTTTGTTGCGCCCGGTCGTGCATGCGGCCTTGAACACTTAG
- a CDS encoding electron transfer flavoprotein subunit alpha/FixB family protein: MSVLLLAEVNDGELALDATAKAVTAAKPLGDVTVLAAGGSAAAAGEAAAKIDGVSKVLVAEDASLGHRLAESTAALIVSLADGYDHIVAPATTDAKNVMPRVAALLDAMVISDVSGVVDGNTFERPIYAGNAIQTVKSVDAKKVVTFRTSTFDAAGEGGSASVESISAADNPGLSEWVEDKVAESDRPELTSAGIVVSGGRGVGSEEDFALIEGLADKLGAAVGASRAAVDSGFAPNDWQVGQTGKVVAPDLYIAVGISGAIQHLAGMKDSKIIVAINKDEEAPIFQVADYGLVADLFQAVPELTEKLG; this comes from the coding sequence ATGTCTGTACTTCTTCTTGCCGAAGTGAATGATGGCGAATTGGCACTCGATGCCACCGCCAAAGCCGTGACAGCTGCCAAGCCACTGGGCGACGTGACTGTTCTTGCCGCAGGTGGATCTGCCGCCGCAGCAGGCGAAGCTGCCGCCAAGATCGACGGCGTGTCCAAGGTTCTCGTGGCCGAGGATGCCTCGCTGGGTCATCGTCTTGCGGAATCTACCGCGGCTCTGATCGTATCTCTGGCCGATGGCTATGACCATATCGTCGCGCCTGCCACGACTGACGCAAAAAACGTCATGCCACGCGTCGCAGCCCTGCTCGACGCAATGGTGATCTCGGACGTATCCGGCGTGGTCGATGGTAACACTTTTGAGCGTCCAATCTACGCGGGCAACGCCATTCAGACGGTCAAATCTGTTGATGCGAAAAAGGTTGTAACTTTCCGGACGTCGACCTTTGACGCGGCCGGCGAAGGCGGATCAGCATCCGTTGAATCCATCTCAGCAGCGGACAATCCCGGTCTGTCAGAATGGGTCGAGGACAAGGTTGCCGAATCCGATCGCCCCGAACTTACCTCTGCGGGTATTGTTGTTTCCGGTGGACGTGGTGTTGGGTCCGAAGAGGACTTCGCTCTGATCGAAGGTCTTGCGGACAAGCTGGGTGCTGCTGTTGGCGCGTCACGTGCCGCTGTAGACTCGGGCTTTGCGCCAAACGACTGGCAAGTCGGTCAGACCGGCAAGGTTGTGGCACCGGATCTCTACATCGCCGTTGGGATTTCAGGCGCCATTCAGCACCTGGCCGGGATGAAGGATTCCAAGATCATCGTTGCAATCAACAAAGACGAAGAAGCACCGATCTTCCAGGTGGCCGATTACGGCCTTGTGGCCGACTTGTTTCAGGCTGTGCCGGAGTTGACCGAAAAGCTAGGCTAA
- a CDS encoding electron transfer flavoprotein subunit beta/FixA family protein, translated as MKVLVPVKRVIDYNVKVRVKADGSGVDLANVKMSMNPFDEIAVEEAIRLKEAGKAEEVIAVSIGVKQSQETLRTALAMGADRAILVEAADDVHTDIEPLAVAKILAKVVEEEQPGLVIAGKQAIDNDMNATGQMLSALLGWSQGTFASKLDVDGDNAVVTREVDGGLQTIKVKMPTIVTVDLRLNEPRYASLPNIMKAKKKPLDEKTAADYGVDVSPRLEVVKTEEPEARKAGEIVGSVDDLVAKLKEAGAV; from the coding sequence ATGAAGGTGCTCGTGCCTGTCAAACGCGTGATCGACTATAACGTGAAAGTTCGCGTCAAGGCGGACGGATCGGGTGTCGATCTTGCCAATGTCAAAATGTCGATGAACCCGTTCGACGAAATCGCCGTGGAAGAGGCCATTCGCCTCAAGGAAGCGGGCAAGGCGGAAGAAGTGATCGCCGTATCGATCGGCGTCAAGCAATCCCAGGAAACGCTGCGCACTGCGCTGGCCATGGGTGCGGATCGCGCCATCCTGGTTGAAGCTGCGGATGATGTTCACACCGATATCGAACCGCTGGCTGTTGCCAAAATCCTCGCCAAGGTGGTCGAAGAAGAACAGCCTGGCCTTGTCATCGCAGGCAAGCAGGCCATCGACAATGACATGAACGCCACTGGTCAGATGCTCTCTGCGCTGCTCGGCTGGAGCCAAGGTACATTTGCCTCCAAGCTTGATGTAGACGGCGACAACGCCGTGGTCACACGTGAAGTGGATGGCGGCTTGCAAACCATCAAGGTCAAGATGCCAACCATCGTGACCGTAGACCTGCGCCTCAACGAGCCGCGCTATGCGTCGCTGCCGAACATCATGAAGGCCAAGAAAAAGCCGCTGGATGAGAAAACCGCCGCGGACTATGGCGTGGATGTCTCGCCGCGTCTTGAAGTCGTCAAAACCGAAGAACCCGAGGCCCGCAAAGCAGGCGAAATCGTGGGCTCTGTGGATGACCTTGTTGCAAAACTCAAAGAAGCGGGGGCTGTGTAA